A single region of the Jatrophihabitans sp. GAS493 genome encodes:
- a CDS encoding TrkA family potassium uptake protein, with translation MKVAIAGAGAVGRSIARELLENRHDVLLIDKDASKITPRRVPGAEWVLADACEVETLEKAGLQDYEVVIGATGDDKVNLVISLLAKTEFSVRRVVARINHPANEWLFTEAWGVDVAVSTPRVLAALVEEAVEVGDIVRLFSLRQGQANLIEITLSATAPCAGRSVRDLALPQDAALVAIIRARRVISPTPEEPLEPGDELLFVAMPESEAAIRSVVCA, from the coding sequence ATGAAGGTCGCCATCGCCGGAGCCGGCGCGGTCGGACGCTCAATCGCCCGCGAATTGCTGGAGAATCGCCACGACGTGCTCCTCATCGACAAGGACGCCAGCAAGATCACGCCGCGCCGGGTGCCGGGCGCAGAGTGGGTTCTGGCTGATGCCTGCGAGGTCGAGACGCTCGAGAAGGCCGGACTACAGGACTACGAGGTGGTCATCGGCGCGACTGGCGACGACAAGGTAAATCTGGTCATCTCGCTGCTGGCCAAGACCGAGTTCTCGGTACGCCGCGTGGTCGCTCGCATCAACCACCCCGCCAATGAGTGGCTCTTCACCGAGGCCTGGGGGGTCGACGTGGCGGTCTCCACGCCCCGGGTGCTGGCCGCGCTGGTCGAGGAGGCGGTCGAGGTGGGCGACATCGTTCGCCTCTTCAGCCTGCGGCAGGGCCAGGCCAACCTCATCGAGATCACCCTCTCGGCCACGGCACCCTGCGCCGGTCGGTCGGTCCGCGACCTGGCGCTACCTCAGGATGCCGCGCTGGTCGCGATCATCCGCGCGCGCCGGGTCATCTCGCCGACCCCGGAAGAGCCACTCGAGCCGGGCGACGAGCTGCTATTCGTCGCGATGCCGGAGTCAGAGGCCGCTATCCGTAGCGTCGTCTGCGCCTGA
- a CDS encoding class I SAM-dependent RNA methyltransferase, whose protein sequence is MPTDPRTSTGRDDVTAPFAVGHRLRLRVTAVAHGGHCVARVDDDPHGRVVFVRHTLPGEVVEAAVTEDSGGAFLRADAVEILQAATERVAPPCPHAGAGRCGGCDWQHVTAGGQRELKRAVVGEQFARLAQLEVDAEVEELAGGLLGWRTRTLYATTPGGEVGLRRHRSHTVEVLDHCPLGVHGVGDSEVLQEPWPGISGLELVQDGPQAITLLTHRPAPRPSGRRGSTQRGGGQRHHRRQPDVVSVHSGSPEVTRPALGRSFSVAAAGFWQVHPLAAETFARAMLDGLAPAAGEVVLDLYAGAGLFTALIGERVGLTGRVIGLEADRQAVADAETNLADLPWCSVRQGKVSAELIADVGAGCDLVVLDPPRSGAGREIMLAALQLRPRLIGYLACDPSSLARDVATAREAGWELRQLRAFDAFPMTHHLECLAVLAPTPTGEHATSATGRRTPVG, encoded by the coding sequence GTGCCAACTGACCCCCGCACCAGCACCGGCCGCGACGATGTCACCGCACCGTTCGCGGTGGGTCATCGGCTGCGGCTTCGGGTCACGGCGGTGGCTCACGGCGGGCACTGTGTCGCGCGGGTCGATGACGATCCACACGGGCGGGTGGTCTTCGTCCGCCACACCCTTCCGGGGGAAGTCGTGGAGGCGGCCGTCACCGAGGACTCCGGAGGTGCCTTCCTGCGGGCGGACGCGGTGGAGATCCTGCAGGCCGCCACCGAGCGGGTGGCGCCTCCCTGCCCACACGCCGGTGCCGGGCGGTGCGGCGGTTGCGACTGGCAGCACGTCACGGCCGGCGGGCAGCGCGAGCTGAAGCGGGCCGTCGTCGGCGAGCAGTTCGCCCGGCTGGCCCAACTTGAGGTCGATGCCGAGGTCGAGGAGCTTGCCGGTGGGCTGCTCGGTTGGCGTACCCGCACGCTCTATGCCACGACACCCGGCGGCGAGGTGGGGCTGCGCCGGCACCGGTCGCACACCGTCGAGGTTCTGGACCACTGCCCGCTGGGGGTCCACGGGGTCGGTGACAGTGAGGTTCTTCAGGAGCCGTGGCCCGGCATCTCCGGTCTGGAGCTGGTTCAGGATGGCCCACAGGCCATCACCCTGCTGACCCACCGTCCGGCGCCGCGCCCGTCCGGCCGGCGGGGATCCACGCAGCGCGGCGGAGGGCAGCGCCACCATCGTCGCCAGCCGGATGTCGTCTCCGTGCACAGCGGTTCGCCCGAAGTGACGCGGCCAGCGCTGGGGCGGTCCTTCTCCGTCGCGGCCGCCGGATTCTGGCAGGTGCACCCGCTGGCCGCCGAGACGTTCGCCAGGGCGATGCTCGACGGGCTGGCGCCTGCGGCGGGTGAAGTCGTCCTCGACCTCTATGCCGGCGCCGGCCTCTTCACCGCCCTGATCGGTGAGCGGGTGGGACTCACCGGTCGGGTCATCGGGTTGGAGGCCGATCGGCAGGCGGTCGCCGACGCTGAGACCAACCTCGCCGATCTGCCGTGGTGCAGCGTCCGGCAGGGCAAGGTGAGCGCCGAACTGATCGCAGATGTCGGCGCCGGGTGTGACCTGGTCGTTCTCGACCCGCCGCGCTCCGGGGCCGGCCGGGAGATCATGCTGGCCGCCCTTCAGCTGCGCCCTCGGTTGATCGGGTACCTGGCCTGCGACCCGTCATCGCTGGCCCGGGACGTGGCGACGGCGCGCGAAGCCGGCTGGGAGCTACGGCAGTTGCGGGCCTTCGACGCGTTTCCGATGACCCATCACCTGGAGTGTCTGGCTGTGCTGGCCCCGACACCGACCGGCGAGCACGCAACCTCGGCCACCGGCCGTCGGACTCCCGTAGGCTGA
- a CDS encoding cell wall metabolism sensor histidine kinase WalK: MRLFRPTLRFRMALLYGGLVVLVGVALIFTALVLLDRSVASLPLFNADSTSITLTDGSGVSRTFDPAVLGAQARTSVRSTILHSGLIYFGLIILIGAAGGYLLAKQALRPIAKLTQTARQLSTDTLDQRIDLGGPDDELRELADTFDAMLGRLNAAFDSQRLFVANASHELRTPLTVIRTELDVTLSDPDASVEDMRRMGEVAIAATDRAHRLVDSLLTLARLQAGARGELEVRDPVNIAEFLPTALAAVAPETRERNITIEMECGRAWTLGDPRLLERLVGNLVENATRHNVADGWIRVSCGESDDRAWLHVANGGPVIATADVVSLFEAFRRGAGKTRTATRGSGLGLSIVRLIVEAHRGRLQAAAPPFGGLAIRIELPLVANPAGQGDVQLAASENGAVAVIEVVDAETGLSTATGQPGQPANPLDGKLVG; the protein is encoded by the coding sequence GTGAGACTGTTCCGCCCCACGCTGCGCTTTCGGATGGCGCTGCTCTACGGCGGCCTGGTCGTCCTGGTCGGGGTGGCGCTGATCTTCACCGCCCTCGTGCTGCTCGATCGTTCGGTGGCCTCGCTGCCGCTCTTCAACGCCGACAGCACGAGCATCACGCTCACCGACGGAAGCGGGGTCTCGCGCACATTCGATCCCGCTGTCCTCGGTGCTCAGGCCCGGACGTCGGTGCGCAGCACCATTCTGCACTCCGGCTTGATCTACTTCGGCCTCATCATCCTGATCGGGGCCGCCGGTGGGTACCTGCTGGCCAAGCAGGCGCTGCGCCCGATCGCCAAGCTCACCCAGACCGCGCGCCAGCTCTCCACCGACACGCTGGATCAGCGCATCGATCTCGGCGGCCCGGACGATGAGCTGCGGGAGCTGGCGGACACCTTCGACGCCATGCTGGGGCGGCTGAATGCCGCGTTCGACTCGCAGCGGCTCTTCGTGGCCAACGCCAGTCACGAGCTGCGGACCCCGCTCACCGTCATCCGGACCGAACTGGATGTCACGCTCTCCGATCCCGACGCCAGCGTCGAGGACATGCGTCGGATGGGGGAGGTGGCGATCGCCGCGACCGACCGCGCCCATCGGCTGGTCGATTCGCTGCTGACGCTGGCTCGACTGCAGGCCGGCGCCCGCGGCGAACTTGAGGTTCGGGACCCGGTGAATATCGCCGAGTTCCTTCCGACCGCGCTCGCCGCGGTGGCACCGGAGACCCGAGAACGCAACATCACCATCGAGATGGAGTGTGGCCGGGCCTGGACCCTCGGCGACCCGCGGTTGCTGGAGCGTCTGGTCGGGAACCTGGTCGAGAACGCGACTCGGCACAACGTCGCCGACGGCTGGATTCGCGTCAGTTGCGGCGAATCCGACGACCGAGCGTGGCTGCACGTGGCCAACGGCGGCCCGGTCATCGCTACCGCCGACGTCGTCTCTCTCTTCGAGGCGTTCCGTCGTGGTGCCGGCAAGACGCGCACCGCCACCCGGGGCTCCGGCCTCGGCCTCTCTATCGTGCGGCTCATCGTCGAGGCGCATCGTGGCCGGTTGCAGGCGGCCGCGCCGCCGTTCGGTGGGTTGGCGATCCGGATCGAGCTGCCGCTGGTCGCGAACCCCGCAGGCCAGGGCGATGTGCAGCTCGCGGCATCGGAAAACGGGGCCGTCGCGGTGATCGAGGTGGTCGATGCCGAGACGGGGCTCTCCACCGCCACGGGCCAGCCGGGGCAGCCGGCGAATCCGCTCGACGGAAAGCTGGTCGGCTAG
- a CDS encoding ribonuclease D, with protein sequence MTDGESQPEAPNEDRPEPVLLATPVDGVGETVTTPAGLAEVVARFAAGEGPVAVDAERASGYRYSQRAYLVQLRRHGAGTALIDPIELPDLSSLNDVIGSVEWVLHAANQDLPCLAEIGLVPSSLFDTELAGRLLGDDRVALGTMVDKHLGMRLEKGHSAADWSVRPLPRDWLVYAALDVELLVELRDVLAAQLTEAGKLEWARQEFEAVRSAPVPPPRDERWRRTSGIHAVRSRRALAAVRALWLARDEFARERDIAPGRVLPDSAIIAAVRANASTVEGLAELSVFSGPRQRRNLSRWAGALTAARALTNEELPTMAAVSDAVPPTSRWRDREPDAADRLARCREVVADLAAEYDVLAQNLLASDVLRRLAWQPPLPPAAEIDSGESAQISETAIVTALSGLGARPWQIELCAAGLATALTAAYNEVHTATATAAEAEPSTAEPTREG encoded by the coding sequence ATGACTGACGGAGAGTCACAGCCCGAGGCTCCTAATGAAGACCGGCCGGAGCCGGTCCTGCTCGCGACCCCGGTCGACGGCGTCGGCGAGACCGTCACCACACCGGCCGGCCTGGCCGAGGTGGTCGCCCGGTTCGCCGCTGGCGAGGGTCCGGTCGCGGTGGATGCCGAGCGGGCGTCGGGCTACCGGTACAGCCAGCGGGCATACCTCGTCCAACTACGCCGCCACGGCGCCGGCACGGCACTCATCGACCCGATCGAGCTGCCCGACCTGAGCTCGCTCAACGATGTCATCGGCTCGGTCGAATGGGTCCTTCATGCCGCCAACCAGGATCTTCCGTGTCTGGCCGAGATAGGGCTCGTCCCGTCGTCTCTCTTCGACACTGAGCTCGCCGGCCGACTGCTGGGCGATGACCGGGTCGCGCTGGGCACGATGGTCGACAAGCACCTGGGTATGCGGTTGGAGAAGGGCCATTCGGCCGCGGATTGGAGTGTGCGCCCGCTGCCGAGAGACTGGCTGGTCTATGCCGCGCTCGATGTCGAACTCCTGGTCGAGTTGCGCGACGTGCTGGCCGCCCAGCTCACCGAGGCCGGGAAGCTCGAATGGGCCCGTCAGGAGTTCGAGGCGGTTCGCAGCGCCCCGGTACCGCCGCCCCGGGACGAACGATGGCGGCGCACCTCAGGTATTCATGCCGTCCGTTCCCGCCGCGCCCTGGCTGCGGTCCGCGCGCTCTGGCTGGCTCGCGACGAGTTCGCACGGGAGCGGGATATTGCACCCGGCCGGGTACTACCCGACTCGGCGATCATTGCCGCCGTTCGAGCCAACGCGTCCACGGTGGAGGGCCTCGCCGAGCTTTCGGTCTTCAGCGGCCCCCGGCAACGCCGCAACCTGAGCCGGTGGGCCGGCGCACTCACTGCGGCGCGGGCGCTGACCAACGAGGAACTCCCGACGATGGCTGCGGTGTCGGATGCGGTGCCACCTACGTCGCGGTGGCGCGACCGTGAACCCGACGCCGCCGACCGGTTAGCCCGCTGCCGAGAGGTGGTCGCCGATCTGGCGGCCGAGTATGACGTTCTTGCCCAGAACCTGCTCGCCTCCGACGTCCTACGCCGGCTCGCCTGGCAGCCACCGCTGCCGCCGGCGGCCGAAATCGATTCGGGCGAGTCGGCGCAGATCTCCGAGACCGCGATCGTCACCGCGCTCTCGGGCCTGGGCGCCCGCCCGTGGCAGATCGAGCTCTGCGCGGCCGGACTGGCCACTGCGCTCACCGCCGCCTACAACGAGGTACATACCGCGACCGCGACCGCGGCGGAGGCCGAACCGAGCACCGCCGAGCCGACTCGCGAAGGCTAG
- the dxs gene encoding 1-deoxy-D-xylulose-5-phosphate synthase — MSAVLKQVQSPDDLRGLDAESLAQLCTEIRELIVQTVAKTGGHLGPNLGAVELTVALHRVFDSPTEPILFDVGHQSYVHKILTGRASQLGTLRQTGGLSGYPSRAESEHDWIENSHASTALSYADGLAKAFEVRGERRPVVAVVGDGALTGGMCWEALNNIAGSKRPVVIVVNDNGRSYAPTIGGLAERLSGLRLRPGYERILDTVKVGLPRVPVIGPNLYEALHGVKRGVKDLLAPQGLFEDLGLKYFGPVDGHDLAALEHAFTLARGFNAPVVVHCVTRKGFGYAPAENDEADQMHQSPGFDPTTGLAPSSASRRWTSVFSDQMLSIGEEQPEVVAITAAMCEPTGLGPFSRRFPGRFYDVGIAEQHAVASAAGLASAGLHPFVAIYATFLNRAFDQLLMDVALHKLPVTVVLDRAGVTGEDGPSHNGVWDMSILGVVPGLRLAAPRDEATLRASLLSAAQISDGPSVVRFPKTPLPAPIPALRNERGLDVLAESNGGGVDVVIFSIGAMASDVLAAVQKVADAGYSYRVVDPGWVLPVPSAVVDFASDAALVVTVEDGVIAGGIGSQISRTVRESGSSVQTREIGVPVEFPVHGKVMDVRAAVGLTPQSIGRRIVEWSALVVSGNEQQTERPDRTGPDESLRRAGGAEGVSTD, encoded by the coding sequence GTGAGCGCAGTTCTGAAGCAGGTGCAGAGCCCGGATGACCTACGTGGTTTGGATGCCGAGTCGCTGGCCCAGCTCTGCACGGAGATCCGCGAACTGATCGTGCAGACGGTAGCCAAGACCGGGGGCCATCTGGGGCCGAATCTGGGGGCGGTCGAACTCACCGTCGCGCTGCACCGGGTCTTCGATTCGCCGACCGAGCCCATTCTCTTCGACGTGGGACACCAGAGCTACGTCCACAAGATCCTCACCGGGCGCGCGTCCCAGTTGGGTACTCTGCGCCAGACCGGTGGCCTCTCCGGCTACCCGAGCCGAGCGGAGAGCGAGCACGACTGGATCGAGAACTCGCACGCGTCGACGGCCCTCTCCTACGCCGATGGGCTGGCCAAGGCGTTCGAGGTTCGCGGCGAGCGTCGCCCAGTGGTCGCCGTCGTCGGTGACGGGGCGCTCACCGGCGGGATGTGCTGGGAGGCACTGAACAACATCGCCGGGTCGAAGCGCCCGGTGGTGATCGTCGTGAACGACAACGGACGCTCCTACGCGCCGACCATCGGCGGGCTGGCCGAACGTCTGAGCGGGTTGCGGCTGCGCCCGGGCTACGAGCGGATCCTCGACACGGTCAAGGTCGGGCTGCCTCGGGTGCCGGTCATCGGACCGAATCTCTACGAGGCGCTGCACGGCGTGAAGCGTGGTGTGAAGGATCTCCTCGCTCCGCAGGGGCTCTTCGAAGACCTCGGCCTGAAGTACTTCGGTCCGGTCGATGGCCATGATCTCGCCGCCTTGGAGCACGCGTTCACCCTGGCCCGCGGCTTCAACGCTCCGGTTGTGGTGCACTGTGTGACCCGCAAGGGATTCGGCTACGCCCCGGCCGAGAATGACGAAGCCGACCAGATGCACCAGTCACCCGGCTTCGACCCGACGACCGGCCTGGCGCCCAGTTCGGCCAGCCGCCGCTGGACGTCCGTCTTCTCCGACCAGATGCTGTCGATCGGGGAGGAGCAGCCGGAGGTCGTCGCGATCACCGCCGCCATGTGCGAGCCGACCGGCCTCGGACCATTCTCACGCCGTTTCCCGGGTCGTTTCTACGATGTCGGCATCGCCGAGCAGCACGCCGTCGCCTCGGCGGCCGGACTCGCCTCGGCCGGACTCCACCCGTTCGTCGCCATCTACGCGACGTTCCTGAACCGGGCCTTCGACCAGTTGCTGATGGATGTCGCCCTGCACAAGCTGCCGGTCACGGTGGTGCTGGATCGGGCCGGAGTCACCGGGGAGGATGGTCCGAGCCACAACGGCGTCTGGGACATGTCGATTCTCGGAGTCGTTCCCGGACTGCGTCTGGCGGCGCCCCGGGACGAGGCAACGTTGCGGGCCAGCCTCCTCAGCGCCGCCCAGATCTCCGACGGGCCGTCGGTGGTGCGCTTCCCGAAGACCCCGCTGCCCGCACCGATCCCGGCGCTGCGTAACGAGCGTGGTCTGGACGTGCTGGCCGAGTCGAACGGCGGTGGGGTCGACGTGGTCATCTTCAGCATCGGTGCCATGGCCAGTGACGTGCTGGCGGCGGTGCAGAAGGTGGCCGATGCCGGCTACAGCTACCGCGTGGTCGATCCGGGGTGGGTGCTTCCGGTGCCGTCCGCGGTCGTCGACTTCGCCTCGGATGCCGCCCTGGTTGTTACGGTGGAGGACGGAGTGATTGCCGGCGGTATCGGGTCGCAGATCTCCCGAACGGTCCGGGAGTCCGGATCGTCGGTGCAGACCCGCGAGATCGGTGTGCCGGTCGAATTTCCCGTCCATGGGAAGGTAATGGATGTACGCGCCGCGGTGGGACTTACCCCTCAGAGCATCGGACGGCGCATAGTTGAGTGGTCGGCGCTGGTCGTTTCGGGGAACGAGCAGCAGACCGAGCGCCCGGATCGAACTGGTCCGGATGAGTCACTTCGGCGCGCTGGGGGCGCTGAGGGAGTCTCGACCGATTGA
- a CDS encoding APC family permease, which produces MTVVTRVAKRLIIGRPVRSDRAGHTLLPKRLALPIFASDALSSVAYATQEILLVLTLAGTAYLFLAPWLAAGVVLLLVTVVASYRQLVVAYPTGGGDYEVATKNIGRPAGVIVASALLVDYVMTVAVSVSSGVDNIISAEPSLDKHRVLMALGFVALLAAMNLRGLKEAGSAFALPTYAFAVGVAFMIITGLVKAIAGHPPVAESAHYEIIPHSGYGSMGAFALIFFALRAFASGCTALTGVEAIANGVPAFKPPKAKNARTTLLLMGGLAATMFAGITVLAVISKVKIVDSNDTCDLIGFANCQTTPQRTVIAQLASSILGGPHSIGFFYIQTVTALILILAANTAFNGFPLLGSILAQDRNLPRQLHTRGDRLVYSNGVIMLAVVAGALIAIYSADSTRLIQLYIVGVFTSFTLGQTGMVRHWNRALRSERDPQIRSRIQRSRLINTIGASMTGLVLVIVTATKFTKGAYLVLIAMPLLYALMRGINKHYNRVSRELDAPVAGLTLPARNHVVVLVSKLHKPTLRALSYARATRPDTLTALTVSMDDDETRSLLADWERHDLPVPLTIIESPFREVTTPVVDYVRKLREDRPNDVVSVFIPEYVVGHWWEHLLHNQSALRLKGRLLFQPGVMVTSVPWQLASSQLSADAEPTLTPPGFAVKKVAPPEAASVVVTEGSAGPPSAN; this is translated from the coding sequence GTGACCGTAGTTACGAGAGTTGCGAAGCGCCTGATCATCGGCCGCCCCGTGCGTTCCGACCGTGCCGGGCACACGCTCCTTCCGAAGCGGCTCGCCCTGCCGATCTTCGCCAGTGACGCTCTCTCGAGCGTGGCCTATGCAACGCAGGAGATCCTGCTGGTCCTGACGCTGGCTGGTACGGCTTACCTCTTTCTCGCCCCCTGGTTGGCGGCCGGAGTCGTACTGCTGTTGGTTACCGTGGTCGCCTCCTACCGGCAACTCGTCGTCGCCTACCCCACCGGGGGCGGGGACTACGAGGTGGCGACCAAGAACATCGGCCGGCCGGCCGGGGTCATCGTTGCCAGTGCGCTGCTCGTCGACTACGTGATGACGGTTGCGGTCTCGGTCTCTTCAGGCGTGGACAACATCATCTCGGCCGAGCCATCACTGGATAAGCATCGAGTGCTGATGGCGTTGGGCTTCGTCGCGCTGCTCGCCGCGATGAATCTGCGTGGTCTGAAGGAGGCCGGGAGTGCCTTCGCGCTGCCGACCTACGCGTTTGCGGTCGGCGTCGCGTTCATGATCATCACCGGCTTGGTGAAGGCCATCGCCGGTCATCCGCCGGTCGCCGAGAGCGCGCACTACGAGATCATTCCGCACTCCGGGTACGGGTCGATGGGTGCCTTCGCGCTGATCTTCTTCGCCCTCCGAGCCTTCGCCTCGGGCTGTACAGCGCTCACCGGGGTCGAGGCGATCGCCAACGGTGTGCCGGCCTTCAAACCGCCCAAAGCGAAGAACGCGCGTACCACCCTGCTGCTGATGGGCGGGCTCGCCGCGACCATGTTCGCGGGAATCACGGTGCTGGCAGTGATCAGCAAGGTGAAGATCGTCGACTCGAACGACACCTGCGACCTGATCGGCTTCGCCAACTGCCAGACCACCCCGCAGCGCACGGTCATCGCGCAGTTGGCCTCCTCCATTCTCGGAGGGCCGCATTCGATCGGCTTCTTCTACATCCAGACCGTCACCGCGCTCATCCTGATCCTGGCCGCCAACACCGCGTTCAACGGCTTCCCCCTGCTCGGCTCCATCCTGGCCCAGGACCGGAACCTGCCCCGTCAGCTGCACACCCGGGGCGACCGGCTCGTCTACAGCAACGGTGTGATCATGCTGGCCGTCGTGGCCGGCGCCCTGATCGCCATCTACTCGGCCGACTCGACCCGCCTTATCCAGCTGTACATCGTGGGCGTCTTCACTTCGTTCACGCTCGGCCAGACCGGGATGGTTCGGCACTGGAATCGCGCGCTGCGCAGTGAACGGGACCCCCAGATCCGCTCCCGCATCCAGCGCTCACGCCTCATCAACACCATCGGCGCCAGCATGACCGGACTGGTGCTGGTGATCGTCACGGCGACCAAGTTCACCAAGGGCGCCTACCTCGTCCTCATCGCGATGCCGCTGCTGTACGCACTGATGCGCGGAATCAACAAGCACTACAACCGGGTCAGTCGCGAACTCGACGCCCCGGTGGCGGGGCTGACGCTGCCGGCACGAAACCACGTGGTGGTGCTGGTCTCCAAGCTGCACAAACCCACCCTGCGGGCCCTCTCCTACGCCCGGGCCACTCGACCCGACACACTCACCGCGTTGACCGTGAGCATGGACGACGACGAGACGCGCAGCCTTCTCGCCGACTGGGAGCGTCACGATCTCCCGGTGCCCCTGACGATCATCGAGTCACCCTTCCGCGAGGTCACCACCCCAGTCGTCGACTACGTCCGCAAACTGCGGGAGGACCGACCGAACGACGTGGTCAGCGTCTTCATCCCCGAATACGTGGTCGGCCACTGGTGGGAGCACCTGCTGCACAACCAGTCCGCGCTGCGCCTCAAGGGAAGGCTCCTCTTCCAACCCGGCGTCATGGTCACCAGCGTTCCGTGGCAGTTGGCGTCTTCGCAGCTGAGCGCGGACGCTGAACCGACGCTCACCCCACCCGGATTCGCGGTGAAGAAGGTGGCGCCGCCGGAGGCGGCGTCAGTCGTGGTGACCGAGGGAAGCGCGGGTCCGCCGAGTGCCAACTGA
- a CDS encoding NAD-binding protein, which produces MVIMGCGRVGSSLAQSLERLAHSVAVIDHNADAFRRLGEDFKGRTVVGVGFDRETLEAADIGNADAFAAVSSGDNSNIIAARVARETFGVSRVVARIYDAKRAEVYERLGIPTIATVPWTANRLLKGVLGEATAEEWRDPSGAVAMTQVTPHEGWVGRRLTEFESVTGARVGLITRFGIGELPTPSTLIQSGDVLHMLTTDEHAELLSTSATNPPEGASA; this is translated from the coding sequence ATCGTCATCATGGGGTGCGGACGAGTCGGATCGTCCCTGGCTCAGTCATTGGAGCGGCTCGCCCACAGCGTGGCCGTCATCGACCACAACGCCGACGCGTTCCGTCGCCTCGGCGAGGATTTCAAGGGCCGCACGGTGGTCGGCGTCGGGTTCGATCGGGAGACCCTGGAAGCCGCCGACATCGGCAATGCCGACGCCTTCGCGGCCGTGAGCAGCGGCGACAACTCGAACATCATCGCCGCCCGCGTGGCCCGCGAGACGTTCGGAGTCTCCCGGGTCGTCGCGCGCATCTACGACGCCAAACGGGCCGAGGTCTATGAGCGCCTGGGCATTCCCACCATCGCCACCGTCCCGTGGACGGCCAACCGCCTCCTCAAAGGCGTCCTGGGTGAGGCGACGGCCGAGGAGTGGCGCGACCCCTCCGGTGCCGTCGCAATGACCCAGGTAACCCCGCATGAGGGGTGGGTGGGGCGGCGCCTCACCGAGTTCGAATCGGTGACCGGAGCGCGGGTCGGACTCATCACCCGCTTCGGCATCGGCGAACTCCCCACGCCCTCTACCCTCATCCAGTCCGGCGACGTGCTGCACATGCTCACCACCGATGAGCATGCCGAACTGCTCAGCACATCGGCGACCAACCCTCCTGAAGGAGCATCGGCATGA
- a CDS encoding response regulator transcription factor — MRILVVEDEVQLAEAVARGLRREGMAVDIAHDGDDGYSKAALTRYDVVVLDRDLPGISGDEICRRLTDEGVLTRVIMLTASGTVEDKVSGLALGADDYLAKPFAFAELVARVRALGRRTTPAAPPVLSAGGIELDSGRRTVTRGGELIDLTRKEFGVLETLLTAQGAVVSSEELLDRVWDENADPFTTTVRVTMMTLRRKLGEPAIIDTVVGSGYRIDPGLREDRDLDLAPATGRGAE, encoded by the coding sequence ATGCGCATTCTCGTAGTAGAAGACGAGGTTCAACTCGCCGAGGCCGTAGCCCGTGGTCTGCGTCGTGAAGGAATGGCAGTCGACATCGCCCACGACGGTGATGACGGCTACTCCAAGGCCGCACTGACCCGGTACGACGTCGTTGTGCTCGATCGTGACCTGCCGGGAATCTCCGGTGACGAGATCTGCCGTCGGCTCACCGATGAGGGCGTGCTGACCCGGGTCATCATGCTTACCGCCAGCGGGACCGTCGAGGACAAGGTCTCCGGCTTGGCGCTCGGCGCCGACGACTATCTGGCGAAGCCGTTCGCCTTCGCCGAACTGGTGGCCCGGGTTCGCGCGCTGGGACGCCGCACGACGCCGGCCGCTCCGCCGGTGCTGAGTGCTGGCGGCATCGAACTCGACTCCGGTCGACGCACCGTCACTCGGGGTGGCGAGCTGATCGATCTCACCCGCAAGGAGTTCGGCGTCCTGGAGACCCTCCTCACTGCGCAGGGCGCGGTGGTGAGCAGCGAAGAACTCCTCGACCGGGTCTGGGACGAAAATGCCGATCCCTTCACCACCACCGTTCGGGTCACGATGATGACGCTGCGCCGCAAGCTCGGGGAGCCGGCCATCATCGACACAGTGGTCGGTTCGGGTTACCGTATCGACCCCGGACTGCGCGAGGATCGCGATCTCGATCTAGCGCCCGCGACCGGTCGCGGCGCTGAGTAG